In Acidimicrobiales bacterium, a single genomic region encodes these proteins:
- a CDS encoding zinc ribbon domain-containing protein, with the protein MTTTFCPGCGAEYEEGVAVCPGCGILLAADGALVYEMDGWEPGERNALDELLAAASIAHRWEGDDLVVPEDAEDHVDGLMDRVEFPDALQGVPVDGDDDVDDEAVYAVMSNLFVAADRLADEHTVDVESAGELVVASNAASAIPAPFGVEPAAWKQVQQLAEGIVGAIESEADDDVVIRDAASLRDLLRRMV; encoded by the coding sequence ATGACGACGACCTTCTGCCCAGGGTGCGGCGCCGAGTACGAGGAGGGCGTGGCCGTGTGTCCCGGCTGCGGCATCCTCCTCGCCGCCGACGGAGCGCTCGTCTACGAGATGGACGGGTGGGAGCCGGGCGAGCGCAACGCCCTCGACGAGCTGCTGGCCGCCGCGTCCATCGCCCACCGGTGGGAAGGCGACGATCTCGTCGTCCCGGAGGACGCCGAGGACCACGTCGACGGTCTCATGGATCGCGTGGAGTTCCCCGACGCCCTCCAGGGGGTGCCCGTGGACGGCGACGACGATGTCGACGACGAGGCCGTCTACGCGGTGATGTCGAACCTGTTCGTGGCCGCCGACCGCCTGGCCGACGAGCACACCGTCGACGTGGAGTCGGCCGGCGAGCTGGTGGTCGCGTCCAATGCGGCCTCGGCCATCCCGGCGCCGTTCGGCGTGGAGCCGGCGGCGTGGAAGCAGGTGCAGCAGCTGGCCGAGGGCATCGTCGGCGCCATCGAGTCCGAGGCGGACGACGACGTCGTCATCCGCGACGCCGCCTCGCTGCGCGACCTCCTCCGCCGCATGGTCTGA
- a CDS encoding alpha-1,4-glucan--maltose-1-phosphate maltosyltransferase produces MIGRIVIDNIRPRTPGGYPAKAVVGEAVRVAADIFKDGHDTLAAHVRWRPSATEKWVAAPMRELGNDRWEAVIEPSTLGAHELVVEAWTDRYATWRHKVTTKLAAAQEIGIELEEGARLFDGRAAVVPDHDRSAYDTVSAALRDESLAAAARLAPALSNDAVDLVAGPAGSSDLTASAPEPLWVDRERALVGAWYELFPRSHGGLAGTADRLPAIADMGFDIVYLPPIHPIGRQFRKGPNNTTEGGPDDVGSPWAIGGPEGGHTAIHPDLGTFDDFAALVATAQELGMEIALDYALQCSPDHPWVGDHPEWFHHRPDGTIAYAENPPKKYQDIYPINFWPGDDADRQALWQECRGIVDFWIAKGVRVFRVDNPHTKPIAFWEWMIPAVQSDHPDVLFLAEAFTRPKVMAKLAEVGFTQSYTYFTWRNGRIELEEYLDELASGPTADYMRPNFWPNTPDILAGPLRNGPPAAFRQRLVLAATMTPSYGIYSGYELCENQPASPSNEEYLHSEKYELKDRDYADPASLAPFVTLLNGARRRHPALQRLRNVAFHGSDNPSLVVYSKHTDDRSDIVLTVVTLDPSNTVEATLDLDLGLLGLPWDHSYEAFDELTFQTFVWHGNHPYVRLDPFQAAHVLHLRPPR; encoded by the coding sequence ATGATCGGTCGGATCGTCATCGACAACATCCGCCCCCGAACGCCGGGTGGCTATCCCGCCAAGGCCGTGGTCGGTGAGGCGGTGCGCGTCGCCGCCGACATCTTCAAGGATGGCCACGACACCCTCGCCGCCCACGTCCGGTGGCGCCCGTCCGCCACCGAGAAATGGGTCGCGGCGCCGATGCGCGAGCTGGGCAACGACCGCTGGGAGGCGGTGATCGAGCCATCCACCCTCGGTGCCCACGAGCTGGTGGTCGAGGCGTGGACCGACCGCTATGCCACCTGGCGCCACAAGGTCACGACCAAGCTCGCTGCGGCCCAGGAGATCGGGATCGAGCTCGAGGAGGGGGCCCGACTGTTCGATGGCCGCGCCGCCGTGGTGCCCGACCACGACCGCAGCGCATACGACACGGTGTCGGCCGCCCTGCGCGACGAGAGCCTGGCAGCTGCGGCGCGCCTGGCTCCGGCCCTCTCCAACGACGCCGTCGACCTGGTGGCCGGACCGGCCGGCTCGTCCGACCTCACCGCCTCGGCGCCGGAGCCCCTTTGGGTCGACCGCGAGCGCGCCCTGGTGGGTGCCTGGTACGAGCTGTTCCCTCGCTCCCACGGCGGGTTGGCGGGCACCGCCGATCGGCTGCCCGCCATCGCCGACATGGGTTTCGACATCGTGTACCTGCCGCCCATCCATCCCATCGGCAGGCAGTTCCGGAAGGGCCCGAACAACACCACCGAGGGCGGGCCCGACGACGTGGGCAGCCCGTGGGCCATCGGAGGCCCCGAGGGTGGCCACACGGCCATCCATCCCGACCTGGGCACCTTCGACGACTTCGCCGCCCTGGTGGCCACCGCCCAGGAGCTGGGCATGGAGATCGCGCTCGACTATGCGCTCCAGTGCTCTCCCGACCACCCCTGGGTCGGCGACCATCCCGAGTGGTTCCACCACCGGCCGGACGGCACCATCGCCTACGCAGAGAACCCGCCGAAGAAGTACCAGGACATCTACCCGATCAACTTCTGGCCGGGCGACGATGCCGATCGACAGGCGCTCTGGCAGGAGTGCCGCGGAATCGTCGATTTCTGGATCGCCAAGGGCGTTCGGGTCTTCCGCGTCGACAACCCGCACACCAAGCCGATCGCCTTCTGGGAGTGGATGATCCCGGCCGTGCAGTCGGATCATCCCGACGTGCTGTTCCTGGCCGAGGCCTTCACCCGTCCGAAGGTCATGGCCAAGCTGGCCGAGGTCGGATTCACCCAGAGCTACACGTACTTCACCTGGCGCAACGGGCGCATCGAGCTGGAGGAGTACCTCGACGAGCTCGCCTCCGGCCCCACCGCCGATTACATGCGGCCGAACTTCTGGCCCAACACCCCCGACATCCTCGCCGGTCCCCTGCGCAACGGCCCGCCCGCCGCCTTCCGACAGCGTCTCGTGCTCGCCGCCACCATGACGCCCTCGTATGGCATCTACAGCGGCTACGAGCTGTGCGAGAACCAGCCCGCCTCCCCGTCCAACGAGGAGTACCTGCACTCGGAGAAGTACGAGCTGAAGGACCGCGACTACGCCGATCCGGCGTCGCTGGCCCCCTTCGTGACGCTGCTCAACGGCGCCCGCCGCCGCCACCCGGCCTTGCAGCGCCTCCGCAACGTGGCCTTCCACGGCTCGGACAACCCGAGCCTGGTCGTCTACTCGAAGCACACCGACGACCGCTCCGACATCGTGCTCACCGTCGTGACGCTCGACCCGTCCAACACCGTCGAGGCCACCCTCGACCTCGACCTCGGCCTGCTCGGCCTGCCGTGGGACCATTCCTACGAGGCGTTCGACGAGCTCACCTTCCAGACCTTCGTATGGCACGGAAACCATCCGTACGTGCGCCTCGATCCGTTCCAGGCTGCCCATGTGCTCCACTTGCGGCCGCCCCGATGA
- a CDS encoding S9 family peptidase, which produces MPAAVCAAGRSLTEPVIRPDGSAVAFVARSADGTGLVVAGMDGDERALLVDHAPAGRGGVLAWLGDGGRLAYVTSDGSVAVADATSGAGRIVAEVGGGASALAPSPDGGRVAFVADTRAVSVVASAGGPVTVLGAAADFALDPSWAPGGDHVAWQEWDVPAMPWDSSRVVVAAAAGGSAPRLVAGGPDVSAQEPRFSPDGAAIAFLCDTGGWLNLWWALADGTRPRPLLLEDHEHGGPVWGGGQRSFSWSPDSRSIAFTRNEGGFGRLCVLDVATGAVRELSKGIHTALSWAGDTIACLRSGARSPTSVVAVDARTGERRVLATGPHPDLAAVAAALPEPDAVEWRGADGSVVHGRLWRPLPSEAEDGRPPPLLVWAHAGPTDQRQVTFDPRLVFFASRGWAVLHPDPRGSTGWGRAWAQALRGRWGEADVADVAAGVEAAVERGWGDPSRLVAIGGSAGGMTALLLAAGQPHRWGAVAALYPVVDLLGLAAATHRYEAHYTVGLIGPLPDAAELHRQRSPLTQAGRITAPVLLLHGSDDPVVPAAQSAELAAVLRRDGTVVEHHVYDGEGHGWRSATTVEDELVRTAAFLDRHVLRPERRR; this is translated from the coding sequence GTGCCGGCCGCCGTCTGCGCGGCCGGGCGGTCCCTCACCGAGCCGGTGATCAGGCCGGACGGGTCGGCCGTGGCCTTCGTGGCCCGCTCGGCCGACGGCACCGGCCTGGTGGTGGCCGGCATGGACGGGGACGAACGCGCCCTCCTCGTCGACCACGCGCCGGCGGGGCGCGGCGGCGTGCTGGCCTGGCTGGGGGACGGCGGACGCCTCGCCTACGTCACCTCCGACGGAAGCGTCGCCGTGGCCGACGCGACGTCCGGCGCCGGCCGGATCGTCGCCGAGGTCGGCGGCGGCGCCTCCGCGCTGGCCCCGTCGCCGGACGGGGGGCGGGTGGCGTTCGTGGCCGACACCCGGGCGGTGTCCGTGGTGGCGTCCGCCGGGGGGCCCGTCACCGTCCTCGGCGCCGCCGCCGACTTCGCCCTCGACCCCTCGTGGGCACCCGGCGGCGACCACGTGGCGTGGCAGGAATGGGACGTGCCGGCCATGCCCTGGGACTCGAGCCGGGTCGTCGTCGCCGCCGCGGCCGGCGGCTCGGCCCCGCGGCTGGTGGCCGGCGGTCCGGACGTGTCGGCGCAGGAGCCCCGGTTCTCCCCCGACGGCGCCGCCATCGCCTTCCTGTGCGACACCGGCGGCTGGCTCAACCTGTGGTGGGCCCTCGCCGACGGCACCCGCCCGCGCCCCTTGCTGCTCGAGGACCACGAGCACGGCGGTCCCGTGTGGGGCGGCGGCCAGCGCTCGTTCTCGTGGTCGCCCGACAGCCGTTCGATCGCCTTCACCCGCAACGAAGGCGGGTTCGGCCGTCTGTGCGTGCTGGACGTCGCCACGGGCGCCGTCCGCGAGCTCTCGAAGGGCATCCACACGGCGCTGTCGTGGGCAGGAGACACGATCGCCTGCCTCCGAAGCGGCGCCCGTTCACCCACGTCGGTGGTCGCCGTCGACGCCCGCACGGGCGAGCGGCGTGTCCTCGCGACCGGGCCGCACCCCGATCTGGCCGCCGTCGCCGCCGCCCTGCCGGAGCCCGACGCCGTCGAGTGGCGCGGTGCGGACGGCTCCGTGGTCCACGGGCGTCTGTGGCGACCGCTCCCGTCGGAGGCGGAGGACGGCCGCCCGCCCCCGCTCCTCGTGTGGGCGCACGCAGGGCCCACCGACCAGCGGCAGGTGACGTTCGACCCGCGGCTGGTGTTCTTCGCGAGCCGGGGGTGGGCGGTGCTGCATCCGGACCCGAGGGGATCGACGGGCTGGGGCAGAGCCTGGGCCCAGGCGCTCCGGGGACGCTGGGGCGAGGCCGACGTGGCCGACGTGGCCGCGGGGGTCGAAGCCGCCGTGGAGCGGGGCTGGGGTGATCCGTCCCGCCTCGTCGCCATCGGCGGGTCGGCCGGGGGCATGACCGCGCTCCTCCTCGCCGCCGGACAGCCCCACCGGTGGGGGGCGGTGGCCGCCCTGTACCCGGTGGTCGACCTGCTGGGTCTGGCCGCCGCCACGCACCGGTACGAGGCGCACTACACGGTGGGGCTGATCGGCCCGCTCCCGGACGCGGCGGAGCTGCACCGGCAGCGGTCGCCCCTGACCCAGGCCGGGCGGATCACCGCTCCCGTCCTGCTCCTGCACGGGTCGGACGATCCGGTGGTGCCCGCCGCGCAGTCGGCCGAGCTGGCCGCTGTCCTGCGACGCGACGGGACGGTCGTGGAGCATCACGTCTATGACGGAGAGGGCCACGGCTGGCGGTCGGCGACCACCGTCGAGGACGAGCTCGTCCGCACCGCCGCTTTCCTCGACCGCCACGTTCTGCGGCCGGAACGCCGGAGGTAG
- the glpX gene encoding class II fructose-bisphosphatase — MCAAEKQAPDRNLAMELVRVTEAAALAAARWVGRGDKLAADGAAVDAMRVVMQTVTMDGIIVIGEGEKDEAPMLFNGERVGDGSPPETDIAVDPVEGTTLTSLGRGNALSVLAVAERGTMFDPGACFYMNKLAVGPDAKGAIDITASPTDNLNSVAKALGKSVRDITVVILARPRHDDLIAEVRNAGARIRLIQDGDVAGAISTAWPEAGADILMGIGGTPEGVISAAALKCMGGELQGKLNPMDDAQRKAALEAGDDLDAILQTDDLVKGNNCFFAATGITDGEMLKGVHYDAKGATTQSLVMRSKTGTVRRVDARHHLEKLREFSAIDFG, encoded by the coding sequence ATGTGTGCAGCCGAGAAGCAGGCCCCCGACCGCAACCTCGCCATGGAGCTGGTGCGGGTCACGGAAGCGGCCGCCCTGGCCGCCGCCCGCTGGGTGGGCCGAGGCGACAAATTGGCAGCTGACGGCGCCGCCGTCGACGCCATGCGGGTGGTCATGCAGACGGTGACGATGGACGGGATCATCGTCATCGGCGAAGGCGAGAAGGACGAGGCGCCGATGCTCTTCAACGGCGAGCGGGTCGGGGACGGCTCGCCACCCGAAACCGACATCGCCGTCGACCCGGTGGAGGGCACCACGCTCACGTCGCTCGGGCGGGGCAACGCTCTGTCCGTGCTGGCCGTCGCCGAGCGGGGCACGATGTTCGACCCTGGCGCCTGCTTCTACATGAACAAGCTGGCCGTGGGCCCCGACGCCAAGGGCGCCATCGACATCACCGCCTCGCCCACCGACAACCTCAACTCGGTGGCCAAGGCGCTCGGCAAGTCGGTCCGCGACATCACGGTGGTGATCCTGGCCCGACCCCGGCACGACGACCTCATCGCCGAGGTGCGGAACGCCGGCGCCCGCATCCGCCTGATCCAGGACGGCGACGTGGCGGGCGCCATCTCCACCGCCTGGCCCGAGGCCGGCGCCGACATCCTCATGGGCATCGGCGGTACCCCCGAAGGCGTCATCTCCGCCGCCGCCCTCAAGTGCATGGGCGGTGAGCTGCAGGGCAAGCTCAACCCGATGGACGATGCCCAGCGCAAGGCGGCCCTCGAGGCGGGCGACGACCTCGATGCCATCCTCCAGACCGACGATTTGGTGAAGGGCAACAACTGCTTCTTCGCCGCCACCGGCATCACCGACGGCGAGATGCTCAAGGGCGTCCACTACGACGCCAAGGGGGCCACCACCCAGTCGTTGGTGATGCGGTCGAAGACCGGCACCGTGCGCCGGGTCGACGCCCGCCACCACCTCGAGAAGCTCCGCGAGTTCAGCGCCATCGACTTCGGGTGA
- a CDS encoding potassium channel protein, which translates to MPADERWTSLGRAVALLLAVLGVGTVGYLLLGLEPLDALYQSVTTVTTVGFREVGEPTRAFRWFTIFLVLLGVGSVLYALGVLLEALVEGRITERFGRRRMERQLAEVEGHVVVCGWGRVGQAITVALRSGDRSPVVVVERDPERAGTVGGLVVDGDATDDDVLRRAGIDRCRALVVALPEDAANVYVTLSARALRPDLFIVARAHVHAAEALLTQAGADRVVNPQAIGGNRMAALIDQPHVADFLDVVMYDAELQFRLSELTVAAASPVAGRSLRDAHLRDATGALVLAVRSAAGHFRSNPDPADVIEAGEVLIAIGTEGQLSALRRLVSGASGT; encoded by the coding sequence ATGCCGGCCGACGAGCGCTGGACCAGCCTCGGACGGGCCGTCGCGCTGCTTCTCGCCGTGCTCGGCGTGGGAACCGTCGGCTACCTCCTGCTGGGGCTGGAACCCCTGGATGCGCTCTACCAGTCGGTCACCACCGTCACGACGGTGGGGTTCCGGGAGGTCGGCGAGCCGACCCGGGCGTTCCGCTGGTTCACCATCTTTCTCGTCCTGCTGGGCGTGGGAAGCGTGCTCTACGCCCTCGGCGTGCTGCTGGAGGCACTGGTCGAGGGCAGGATCACCGAACGGTTCGGGAGGAGGCGGATGGAACGGCAGCTGGCCGAGGTCGAGGGCCACGTGGTGGTGTGCGGATGGGGGCGGGTCGGGCAGGCCATCACGGTGGCGCTGCGGTCCGGCGACCGCTCCCCCGTCGTGGTCGTCGAGCGCGATCCCGAGCGGGCCGGAACGGTGGGCGGCCTGGTGGTCGACGGCGACGCAACCGACGACGACGTCCTGCGCCGGGCCGGCATCGACCGGTGCCGGGCGCTCGTGGTCGCCCTCCCCGAAGACGCCGCGAACGTGTACGTCACCCTCTCGGCCCGGGCCTTGCGTCCGGACCTCTTCATCGTGGCCCGGGCCCACGTCCACGCAGCCGAGGCCCTCCTCACCCAGGCCGGCGCGGACCGCGTCGTGAACCCCCAGGCCATCGGCGGCAACCGCATGGCGGCGCTCATCGACCAGCCCCACGTCGCCGACTTCCTCGACGTGGTGATGTACGACGCGGAGCTGCAGTTCCGGTTGTCCGAGCTCACGGTGGCCGCCGCGTCACCGGTGGCCGGACGCTCGCTGCGCGACGCCCACCTGCGCGACGCGACAGGAGCGCTCGTCCTCGCTGTCCGCAGTGCGGCCGGGCACTTCCGTTCCAATCCCGACCCGGCCGACGTGATCGAAGCCGGCGAGGTGCTCATCGCCATCGGGACCGAGGGGCAGCTGTCCGCCCTGCGGCGCCTCGTCAGCGGCGCCTCCGGAACCTGA
- a CDS encoding methylmalonyl-CoA mutase family protein, translating to MSDLEDRAGEAAARPLRDADFETISGIPLEPVYGPDDGSFPGQFPYTRGPYASMYRSKLWTMRMFAGFGTATDTNGRFKEILRSGGDGLSTAFDLPTLMGRDSDDPAALGEVGKAGVAVDTVTDMEDLFDGIDLAAVTTSMTINSPAAVLLAMYVAVAEKTGVPRARLGGTIQNDILKEYQAQKEYIFPPRPSLRLVTDVVRFTTAEMPAWHPISISGYHIREAGSTAAQELAFTVANGFAYVEAALRAGLDVDDFAPRLSFFFNAHIDFFEEIGKYRAARRIWARWMRDRYGATSDRSLRLRFHTQTAGVSLTAQQPEVNVARVAIEALAGVLGGTQSLHTDAYDEALALPTERAARIALRTQQVIAHETGVAHVADPLGGSWFVEEMTDEMERRAEEVFGHLDRLGSGSILDGVCEAIETGWFQGEIADAAYRFEKKVASGRRVVVGVNRFTDTDDASTPILSIGAEVEECQRARLARVRATRDSTAVASCLNAVRDAAARTDVNVMPSILDAVRVQASVGEIVDALAAEFGRWTEHPVI from the coding sequence GTGAGCGACCTCGAGGACCGGGCGGGGGAGGCGGCCGCGCGACCGCTGCGCGACGCCGACTTCGAGACCATTTCCGGCATCCCGCTCGAACCGGTCTACGGGCCGGACGACGGGTCGTTCCCAGGGCAGTTCCCGTACACCCGCGGGCCCTACGCCTCCATGTACCGCTCGAAGCTGTGGACCATGCGGATGTTCGCCGGGTTCGGCACGGCGACGGACACCAACGGCCGGTTCAAGGAGATCCTGCGGTCTGGGGGCGACGGGCTGTCCACCGCCTTCGACCTCCCGACGCTCATGGGCCGCGACTCCGACGACCCGGCCGCCCTCGGCGAGGTGGGCAAGGCCGGCGTCGCCGTCGACACGGTGACCGACATGGAGGACCTCTTCGACGGCATCGACCTGGCGGCGGTGACGACGTCGATGACCATCAACTCGCCTGCCGCCGTCCTCCTGGCCATGTACGTGGCGGTGGCCGAGAAGACCGGCGTGCCCCGGGCCCGCCTCGGCGGCACGATCCAGAACGACATCCTGAAGGAGTACCAGGCCCAGAAGGAGTACATCTTCCCGCCGAGGCCGAGCCTGCGGCTCGTCACCGACGTCGTCCGCTTCACCACCGCCGAGATGCCGGCGTGGCACCCCATCTCCATCTCGGGCTACCACATCCGGGAGGCCGGCTCGACGGCCGCCCAGGAGCTGGCGTTCACGGTCGCCAACGGGTTCGCCTACGTCGAGGCGGCGTTGCGGGCCGGGCTCGACGTCGACGACTTCGCCCCGCGGCTGAGCTTCTTCTTCAACGCCCACATCGACTTCTTCGAGGAGATCGGGAAGTACCGGGCGGCCCGGCGCATCTGGGCCCGGTGGATGCGCGACCGCTACGGCGCCACCAGCGACCGCTCGCTGCGGCTGCGGTTCCACACCCAGACGGCCGGGGTGTCGCTCACCGCCCAGCAGCCCGAGGTCAACGTGGCCCGGGTGGCCATCGAGGCGCTGGCCGGCGTGCTGGGGGGCACCCAGAGCCTGCACACCGACGCCTACGACGAGGCCCTGGCCCTTCCCACCGAGCGGGCGGCGCGCATCGCCCTGCGCACCCAGCAGGTGATCGCCCACGAGACGGGCGTGGCCCACGTGGCCGACCCGCTCGGCGGCTCATGGTTCGTCGAGGAGATGACCGACGAGATGGAGCGGCGGGCCGAGGAGGTGTTCGGCCACCTCGACCGGCTGGGCTCGGGCTCCATCCTCGACGGTGTCTGCGAGGCCATCGAGACGGGGTGGTTCCAGGGGGAGATCGCCGACGCCGCCTACCGCTTCGAGAAGAAGGTGGCGTCGGGGCGGCGCGTCGTGGTGGGCGTGAACCGCTTCACCGACACCGACGACGCCTCCACGCCCATCCTGTCCATCGGCGCCGAGGTCGAGGAGTGCCAGCGGGCCCGGCTGGCCCGGGTGCGCGCCACGCGCGACAGCACTGCCGTCGCGTCGTGCCTCAACGCCGTGCGGGACGCGGCCGCTCGCACGGACGTGAACGTGATGCCCTCGATCCTCGACGCCGTCCGGGTGCAGGCCAGCGTCGGCGAGATCGTGGACGCGCTGGCCGCCGAGTTCGGGCGGTGGACCGAACACCCCGTGATTTGA
- the glgP gene encoding alpha-glucan family phosphorylase, with product MKALRSFTVRAKLPPALAPLHELAMNLQWSWDGHTRNLFRWIEPSAWEITGHDPVRLLGMVRRDRLEALSHDRAFMAFLTEVHSDLRANLNGPSWFQDRPAGALRAVAYFSPEFGIAEALPQYSGGLGVLAGDHLKAASALGVPLVGVGLFYRQGYFRQELNADGWQQERYPSLDPHAMALTLVEGARVSVDLAGTDLAAQIWRADVGRVRLYLLDADIDDNDPEGRLVTDRLYGGGTEHRLRQEILLGVGGVRALDAVGERTQVFHTNEGHAGFLGLERIQRLIAAEGMTFAEAVEAVRAATIFTTHTPVPAGIDRFPRDLMERYFEKWTADCGLRFEELMALGHFPDEPGENPFNMAVMGLRLAGMSNGVARLHGEVSRSMFAALWPNIPAEESPITSVTNGVHARTWVSDDMDDLLCRHLVPGWDDAEPSMWSRLETARDEELWRVRDQNRDRLVGFVRRRLRDAALARGVSESDVAWCDMVFDPHILTIGFARRFAAYKRATLLLSQPERLTALLLSTDRPVQIVFAGKAHPADDIGKEMIRQIVQFSRDPAVRHRIAFVEDYDIAVARTLLQGCDVWLNTPRRPLEACGTSGEKAALNGALNCSIKDGWWDEMFDRENGWAISSAETYDDLHRRDEVEANSLFEILEHQVIPLFYERVEGPVPRRWVRRIKSSLISLGPRVTASRMVRDYVEQLYEPTAARADVIGAANHARARALTAWKRHVLTHWDDVRVESVESDATVADLGTEREVRATISLGKLTGENVMAQLVYGPVGPNDELVSPTKVAMTLEGPDGPPGRHSYVGRFSVEQAGRYGFTVRVVPAHPDLATPVEMGCVAWA from the coding sequence ATGAAGGCACTGCGCAGCTTCACCGTCCGGGCCAAACTGCCCCCGGCGCTGGCGCCCCTGCACGAGCTGGCCATGAATCTCCAGTGGTCGTGGGACGGGCACACCCGGAACCTGTTCCGGTGGATCGAGCCCTCGGCGTGGGAGATCACCGGCCACGATCCGGTCCGGCTGCTCGGCATGGTCCGCCGGGACCGGCTCGAGGCACTCAGCCACGACCGCGCCTTCATGGCCTTCCTCACGGAGGTGCACAGCGACCTGAGGGCCAATCTCAACGGCCCGTCGTGGTTCCAGGACCGCCCGGCGGGCGCGCTGCGGGCCGTCGCCTACTTCTCCCCGGAGTTCGGCATCGCCGAGGCCCTCCCCCAGTACTCCGGCGGTCTCGGCGTCCTCGCCGGCGACCACCTGAAGGCAGCCAGCGCGCTCGGCGTGCCGCTGGTCGGCGTGGGCCTGTTCTACCGGCAGGGCTACTTCCGCCAGGAGCTCAACGCCGACGGATGGCAGCAGGAGCGCTACCCCAGCCTCGATCCCCATGCCATGGCGCTCACGCTGGTGGAGGGCGCACGCGTCAGCGTCGACCTGGCCGGCACCGATCTGGCCGCCCAGATCTGGCGGGCCGACGTGGGGCGCGTCCGCCTCTACCTCCTCGACGCGGACATCGACGACAACGACCCCGAAGGCAGGCTAGTCACCGACCGCCTGTACGGCGGTGGGACCGAGCACCGCCTGCGCCAGGAGATCCTGCTCGGCGTCGGAGGCGTCCGCGCCCTCGACGCCGTGGGCGAGCGGACCCAGGTGTTCCACACCAACGAGGGCCACGCCGGGTTCCTCGGGCTCGAGCGCATCCAACGGCTCATCGCGGCGGAGGGAATGACGTTCGCAGAGGCGGTCGAGGCGGTGCGGGCGGCCACCATCTTCACGACCCACACACCCGTCCCGGCCGGCATCGACCGCTTCCCGCGGGACCTGATGGAGCGTTACTTCGAGAAGTGGACAGCCGATTGCGGGCTTCGCTTCGAGGAGCTGATGGCCCTCGGCCACTTCCCCGACGAGCCGGGCGAGAACCCGTTCAACATGGCGGTGATGGGCCTTCGCCTGGCCGGCATGTCCAACGGCGTGGCCAGGCTGCACGGAGAGGTGAGCCGCTCCATGTTCGCCGCCCTGTGGCCCAACATCCCGGCCGAGGAGTCGCCCATCACCTCGGTCACCAACGGCGTCCACGCCCGGACGTGGGTGTCGGACGACATGGACGACCTGCTGTGCCGGCACCTCGTACCGGGCTGGGACGACGCCGAGCCGTCCATGTGGAGCCGGCTCGAGACGGCTCGTGACGAGGAGCTGTGGCGGGTCCGCGACCAGAACCGCGATCGCCTGGTCGGCTTCGTCCGCCGGCGCCTGCGCGACGCGGCACTCGCCCGCGGCGTCAGCGAGTCCGATGTGGCGTGGTGCGACATGGTGTTCGACCCCCACATCCTCACGATCGGCTTCGCCCGCCGCTTCGCCGCCTACAAGAGGGCCACCCTCCTGCTCTCGCAGCCCGAACGGCTCACGGCCCTGCTGCTGTCCACGGACCGGCCCGTCCAGATCGTCTTCGCCGGGAAGGCCCACCCGGCGGACGACATCGGCAAGGAGATGATCCGCCAAATCGTGCAGTTCTCTCGCGACCCTGCCGTTCGGCACCGCATCGCCTTCGTGGAGGACTACGACATCGCCGTGGCCCGCACGCTGCTCCAGGGTTGCGACGTGTGGCTGAACACGCCGCGCCGCCCGCTGGAGGCGTGCGGGACCAGTGGTGAGAAGGCCGCCCTCAACGGCGCCCTCAACTGCTCCATCAAGGACGGCTGGTGGGACGAGATGTTCGACCGCGAGAACGGGTGGGCCATTTCCTCGGCGGAGACCTACGACGATCTGCACCGGCGCGACGAGGTCGAGGCGAACAGCCTGTTCGAGATCCTGGAGCACCAGGTGATCCCGCTGTTCTACGAGCGGGTCGAGGGCCCGGTGCCCCGCCGGTGGGTACGCCGCATCAAGTCGTCGCTCATCTCGCTCGGGCCCCGTGTGACCGCGTCGCGCATGGTGCGGGACTACGTCGAGCAGCTCTACGAGCCCACCGCAGCGCGGGCCGACGTCATCGGCGCCGCCAACCACGCCCGCGCCCGGGCCCTCACCGCGTGGAAGCGCCACGTGCTGACCCATTGGGACGACGTCCGGGTCGAGTCGGTGGAGAGCGACGCCACCGTCGCCGACCTCGGGACCGAGCGTGAGGTGCGCGCCACCATCTCGCTCGGCAAGCTCACCGGCGAGAACGTCATGGCCCAGCTCGTCTACGGCCCGGTCGGCCCGAACGACGAGCTCGTGTCACCGACCAAGGTGGCGATGACCCTCGAGGGCCCCGACGGGCCGCCCGGCCGCCACTCCTACGTGGGCCGCTTCAGCGTGGAGCAGGCCGGCCGCTACGGGTTCACCGTGCGGGTCGTGCCCGCCCATCCCGATCTCGCCACCCCCGTGGAGATGGGTTGCGTGGCCTGGGCCTAG